A stretch of the Punica granatum isolate Tunisia-2019 unplaced genomic scaffold, ASM765513v2 Contig00564, whole genome shotgun sequence genome encodes the following:
- the LOC116191023 gene encoding uncharacterized protein LOC116191023 produces the protein MTEEQVSQAPQEAAAAPRDQDPPIHQTLAAMTRLVEQQAQLIEQQTAFFQRQAAQPSAATSHMEQQLTPYERFRKYGPSSFSGSADPIEAENWIAGMERIFAIMEVSDNQRVALATFMLEGDAQYWWEATQRRLDPNSSHVITWAEFTQAFYNKYLPASFRRAKEREFLNLKQGDLSVAEYEVKFTKLSRFAPTLVSDEASKCSRFLDGLNLNIRSRVSVLEIPLFADLYNKVIIAEEDLREEFHQREQSRTRPSSSLVEGSFRPPKRGGFIQGFNRGKSTYQQLPQWSHEGKGMRSQSGGSYGGTNLSRHQNCQNCGRFHSGVCQVQSGSCFHCGRRDHLRNNCPQLRSEGVTCFRCGMKGHVQRNCRQPIVAVSSSASVGNRPSAMRGRGQMSSNKSVQSRGGGSMVSSAGQANRPMAQGRVFTLTKRDADATPTVVTGAGETEVIPPGGSTH, from the coding sequence atgacagaggagcaagtgtctcaagctcctcaagaagctgctgcagctcCTAGGGATCAAGATCCACCAATCCACCAGACATTAGCAGCCATGACTCGTCTAGTTGAGCAGCAAGCGCAGCTAATCGAGCAACAAACGGCTTTCTTCCAGAGGCAAGCAGcacagccgagtgcagctacatctcacatggagcagcaattgacgccgtatgaaaggtttaggaaatatggtccatctaGTTTTTCGGGAAGTGCTGATCCTATAGAAGCAGAGAATTGGATAgctggaatggaaagaatttttgcaatcatggaggtttcagacaaccaacgtgtggcacttgcaacattcatgctagaaggggatgcTCAGTACTGGTGGGAGGCTACTCAAAGACGACTGGACCCGAACTCCTCGCACGTTATCACTTGGGCTGAGTTtacgcaagcattttataacaagtaccttccagcctcgtttcggcgcgccaaggagcgggaatttttgaatttgaagcaaggggaccttagcgtagctgaatatgaagtaaaattcaCCAAGTTGTCGCGTTTTGCCCCGacattggtaagtgatgaagcttccaaatgcagtaggttcttggatggattgaacctcaatattaggtcgcgcgtttccgttctggagatcccattatttgcaGACCTGTATAATAAAGTCATTATCGCTGAGgaggacttacgagaggaaTTTCATCAGAGGGAGCAAAGTAGAACTCGGCCTAGTAGCTCACTTGTAGAGGGTTCCTTCcgacccccaaaaagaggcgggttcattcaaggcttcaatagagggaaatcaacTTATCAGCAGCTTCCGCAATGGTCTCATGAAGGTAAGGGCATGAGGAGTCAGAGTGGTGGAAGTTATGGTGGAACTAATCTCTCAaggcatcaaaattgtcagaattgtggtcgatttcattccggagtttgtcaagtgcagtccgggagttgctttcattgtggacgtcgtgatcacttaagaaacaattgcccacaattaaggagtgagggggttacatgttttagatgtggcatgaagggacatgtacAGAGGAATTGTAGGCAGCCTATAGTAGCAGTGTCAAGCAGCGCTAGTGTAGGCAATAGGCCATCGGCGATGAGAGGCCGTGGGCAGATGAGTAGCAATAAGAGTGTTCAAAGCCGAGGGGGCGGGTCGATGGTGAGCTCAGCAGGCCAGGCAAATAGACCAATGGCGCAGGGTAGAGTATTCACCCTAACGAAGCGGGATGCGGACGCTACTCCTACTGTTGTGACGG